From the genome of Flavobacterium luteolum, one region includes:
- the sucC gene encoding ADP-forming succinate--CoA ligase subunit beta yields MNIHEYQGKEILASYGVRVQRGIVANNAVEAVAAAKQLTAETGTGWHVIKAQIHAGGRGKGGGVKLAKNLQQVEELAEQIIGMQLITPQTPPEGKKVNKVLVAEDVYYPGESETSEFYVSVLLNRGTGRNMIMYSTEGGMDIEEVAEHTPHLIFTEEIDPSVGLQGFQARRIAFNLGLSGNAFKEMVKFIDALYNAYIGSDASMFEINPVLKTSDNKILAVDAKVNIDDNALYRQPKYAEMRDIREENPIEVEAKEVGLNYVDLDGTVGCMVNGAGLAMATMDLIKYAGFEPANFLDVGGTADAKRVETAFRIILKDPNVKAILINIFGGIVRCDRVAQGVVDAYKNMGDAIKVPIIVRLQGTNAEIAKELIDNSGMPILSAVQFQEAADQVKAALS; encoded by the coding sequence ATGAACATACACGAATATCAAGGAAAAGAAATTTTAGCGAGTTACGGAGTACGCGTACAACGCGGAATTGTGGCTAACAATGCGGTTGAAGCTGTAGCTGCTGCAAAACAATTAACTGCCGAAACTGGTACAGGATGGCATGTAATAAAAGCACAAATTCACGCAGGTGGTCGTGGAAAAGGTGGTGGAGTTAAGCTGGCAAAAAACTTACAACAAGTTGAAGAGTTAGCAGAACAAATCATCGGAATGCAGTTGATTACACCTCAGACTCCGCCTGAAGGTAAAAAAGTAAATAAGGTATTAGTTGCAGAAGATGTTTACTATCCAGGTGAAAGCGAAACTTCTGAATTTTATGTTTCTGTTTTATTGAATAGAGGTACTGGACGCAACATGATCATGTATTCTACTGAAGGTGGAATGGATATCGAAGAAGTTGCTGAGCACACTCCACACTTAATCTTTACTGAAGAAATTGATCCATCTGTTGGATTACAAGGTTTCCAAGCAAGAAGAATTGCCTTCAACTTAGGTCTTTCTGGAAATGCTTTCAAAGAAATGGTTAAATTCATCGATGCACTTTACAATGCTTACATTGGTTCTGATGCTTCTATGTTTGAAATCAACCCAGTTTTAAAAACTTCTGATAACAAAATCTTAGCTGTTGATGCTAAAGTTAACATCGACGATAACGCTTTATACAGACAACCTAAATATGCTGAAATGAGAGATATCCGTGAGGAGAATCCAATCGAAGTTGAAGCTAAAGAAGTTGGTCTTAACTATGTTGACCTTGACGGTACTGTAGGATGTATGGTAAACGGAGCTGGTCTTGCAATGGCAACTATGGATTTAATTAAATATGCTGGTTTTGAGCCTGCTAACTTCCTTGACGTAGGAGGAACTGCTGACGCAAAACGTGTTGAAACAGCTTTCAGAATTATCTTGAAAGATCCAAACGTAAAAGCGATCTTAATTAACATCTTTGGAGGTATCGTTCGTTGTGACCGTGTTGCTCAAGGTGTTGTTGATGCTTACAAAAACATGGGTGACGCTATTAAAGTGCCAATTATCGTTCGTTTGCAAGGAACAAATGCTGAAATTGCAAAAGAATTAATTGACAACTCTGGTATGCCAATCTTATCTGCAGTTCAATTCCAAGAAGCTGCTGACCAAGTTAAAGCTGCTCTTTCTTAA
- a CDS encoding DUF1572 family protein, translating into MKSTTEIANRFREVILNGTWIANTNFKNQLENLDWKIAVSPIKNLNTIAVLAQHIHYYIKGINQVFKGGTLDIKDKFSFDFPPIHSQEQWNSFLHQFWNDAEEFASFVEKLSDENLDEVFVDAKYGTYKRNIEAMIEHSYYHLGQIVLIKKQLNNLT; encoded by the coding sequence ATGAAAAGTACAACCGAAATTGCCAATCGTTTTAGAGAAGTCATTTTAAATGGAACTTGGATTGCAAACACCAATTTTAAAAATCAGCTAGAAAATCTGGATTGGAAAATTGCAGTTAGTCCAATAAAGAACTTAAATACAATTGCAGTTCTGGCTCAGCATATTCATTATTATATAAAAGGAATAAATCAGGTTTTTAAGGGTGGAACTTTGGATATAAAAGACAAATTTAGTTTTGATTTTCCGCCAATTCATTCGCAAGAACAATGGAATAGTTTTCTACATCAATTTTGGAATGACGCCGAAGAGTTTGCTTCTTTCGTCGAAAAATTGTCCGACGAAAACCTCGATGAAGTTTTTGTAGATGCCAAATACGGAACTTACAAAAGAAACATTGAAGCCATGATTGAACATAGCTATTATCATTTAGGGCAGATTGTTTTGATTAAAAAACAGCTTAACAACTTAACATAA
- a CDS encoding DUF5694 domain-containing protein, with amino-acid sequence MHKIILLLTIITLNLTSAQTKKKQILLVGTFHYANPGLDVAKLNSFDILSEKSQKELEIMSDKIKKFGPDKIFVEWEFNEQADLDKFYNKNTDSLFKTNKNEITQLALRTAKKLNHKKLYGMNLYTSFRYDSLMMSMGKANQQDLLKRNNEWKKRNEKDHNERITKSSLQELMLHYNKKETENKNIQWYLEVANRAGNPDDFTGAHLVSNWYKRNLYMYSLIQKLTESTDNKIMVLVGAGHAAVIREFITHDPEFEIVELSTVLK; translated from the coding sequence ATGCACAAAATTATTTTATTACTAACAATTATTACATTAAACCTAACGTCTGCTCAAACTAAGAAAAAACAGATATTATTGGTTGGAACTTTTCATTACGCCAATCCTGGTCTTGATGTTGCTAAACTAAACAGTTTTGATATCTTGTCTGAGAAAAGTCAAAAGGAACTCGAAATAATGAGTGACAAAATCAAAAAATTTGGTCCCGATAAAATATTTGTAGAATGGGAATTTAACGAACAAGCCGATTTAGATAAGTTTTACAATAAAAACACCGATAGTCTTTTTAAAACTAACAAAAACGAAATAACACAACTGGCACTACGCACAGCTAAAAAACTAAATCATAAAAAATTATACGGAATGAATCTCTACACTTCTTTTCGTTATGACAGTTTAATGATGTCAATGGGAAAAGCAAACCAGCAGGATTTATTGAAAAGAAATAATGAGTGGAAAAAAAGGAATGAAAAAGATCATAATGAAAGAATAACAAAAAGCTCGTTACAAGAACTCATGCTACATTACAATAAAAAAGAAACCGAAAATAAAAATATACAATGGTATTTGGAAGTAGCAAATAGAGCTGGAAATCCAGATGATTTTACAGGAGCGCATTTAGTTTCAAATTGGTACAAAAGAAATTTATATATGTATTCTTTAATTCAGAAATTAACGGAAAGCACAGATAACAAAATAATGGTTTTAGTTGGTGCTGGTCATGCTGCTGTAATTAGAGAATTTATAACACATGATCCAGAATTTGAAATTGTGGAACTATCTACAGTTTTGAAATAA
- a CDS encoding glutamate synthase subunit beta encodes MGKIGGFKEYNRADESNLAVAERVSNYNEFTIPVPKDKLKEQGSRCMDCGIPFCHSGCPLGNLIPDFNDMVHQEEWQSALEILQSTNNFPEFTGRLCPAPCEKSCVLGIIKDPVSIENIEKSIVERGFAEGWIKPQAPKTRTGKTVAVIGSGPAGLAAAQQLNRAGHTVTVFERDNAIGGLLRYGIPNFKLEKGIIDRRVAILEAEGITFKTNVNVGVNFSVEELNQFDSIVLCGGATERRSLPTKGIESKGVVQAMDFLTQQTKVLYGESILDQVKATGKDVIVIGGGDTGSDCIGTSNRHGAKSVTNFEILPKPPVGRSESTPWPFWPLQLKTSSSHEEGCDRNWLINTKEFISNDKGELTGLKTVEVQWKMTPGQRPELIEKEGSEKIWPCDLALLALGFTGPEKTLSEQLGIETDMRSNYKAHNYQTNVPHIFTAGDMRRGQSLIVWAISEGREAAREVDLFLMGSTNLPTKGKGDLPSL; translated from the coding sequence ATGGGTAAAATAGGCGGATTTAAAGAATATAACAGAGCCGACGAAAGTAATTTAGCAGTAGCAGAACGTGTTTCGAACTACAACGAATTTACTATTCCGGTACCAAAAGATAAATTAAAAGAACAAGGATCAAGATGTATGGACTGTGGAATTCCTTTTTGCCACAGTGGTTGTCCGTTAGGAAATTTAATTCCTGACTTCAACGACATGGTACATCAGGAAGAATGGCAAAGCGCATTAGAGATTTTACAATCTACTAATAACTTCCCTGAATTTACAGGACGCTTATGCCCTGCTCCATGTGAGAAATCATGTGTATTAGGAATCATCAAAGATCCGGTTTCTATCGAAAACATCGAAAAAAGCATTGTAGAAAGAGGTTTCGCTGAAGGATGGATTAAACCACAAGCGCCAAAAACAAGAACTGGCAAAACTGTTGCTGTTATTGGTTCTGGACCTGCTGGTCTTGCAGCTGCTCAGCAATTAAACAGAGCGGGGCACACGGTTACTGTTTTTGAAAGAGACAACGCAATTGGAGGTTTATTACGTTACGGAATTCCGAATTTCAAATTAGAAAAAGGAATTATCGATCGTCGTGTAGCTATTCTTGAAGCAGAAGGAATCACTTTCAAAACAAATGTAAACGTTGGTGTAAACTTCAGCGTTGAAGAATTAAACCAATTCGATTCTATCGTTTTATGCGGAGGAGCAACTGAAAGAAGAAGCTTGCCAACTAAAGGAATCGAAAGCAAAGGTGTTGTTCAGGCAATGGATTTCTTGACACAGCAGACTAAAGTTTTATACGGAGAATCTATTCTAGATCAGGTTAAAGCAACTGGAAAAGATGTAATCGTTATTGGTGGTGGAGATACGGGTTCTGACTGTATTGGTACTTCTAACAGACACGGAGCTAAATCGGTAACTAACTTTGAGATTTTACCAAAACCTCCAGTTGGAAGAAGCGAGTCAACTCCTTGGCCTTTCTGGCCGTTGCAGTTAAAAACATCATCTTCTCACGAAGAAGGCTGTGACAGAAACTGGTTGATCAATACTAAAGAATTCATTTCTAACGATAAAGGCGAATTAACTGGATTAAAAACCGTTGAAGTACAATGGAAAATGACTCCAGGTCAGCGTCCTGAATTAATCGAAAAAGAAGGTTCTGAGAAAATCTGGCCTTGCGATTTAGCTTTATTAGCTCTTGGATTTACAGGTCCTGAAAAAACGTTAAGCGAACAATTAGGAATCGAAACTGATATGAGAAGCAACTACAAAGCGCATAACTATCAGACAAACGTGCCTCACATTTTCACTGCTGGTGATATGAGAAGAGGACAATCATTAATCGTGTGGGCTATTTCAGAAGGTCGCGAAGCAGCAAGAGAAGTAGATTTATTCCTTATGGGATCTACAAACTTGCCTACTAAAGGAAAAGGAGATTTACCGAGCTTATAA
- a CDS encoding helix-turn-helix transcriptional regulator produces the protein MSTTSKPKHIGRNISRIRELKGMKQEALAIAIGVSQQSVSNWEASETIEQEKLIEIAKALGVSIEAIESFSEENVFNYFNTFNESVTGSFITNNSCNFNPLDKVVELYERLVQAEKDKVEYLEKLLKGK, from the coding sequence ATGAGCACGACATCAAAACCAAAACATATCGGCAGAAACATAAGCCGAATTAGAGAGCTTAAAGGTATGAAACAGGAAGCGCTTGCAATTGCAATTGGCGTAAGCCAGCAATCTGTCTCTAATTGGGAAGCGAGCGAAACGATTGAACAAGAAAAACTTATAGAAATTGCAAAAGCACTTGGAGTTTCTATTGAGGCAATCGAAAGCTTTTCAGAAGAAAACGTATTTAATTATTTCAATACTTTTAATGAATCTGTTACTGGAAGTTTTATAACAAATAATTCTTGTAATTTCAATCCACTTGATAAAGTTGTAGAACTTTACGAACGTTTGGTTCAAGCTGAAAAAGACAAAGTGGAGTATTTAGAAAAATTACTAAAAGGGAAATAA
- the gltB gene encoding glutamate synthase large subunit, which translates to MRVKEQGLYLPEFEHDNCGAGFICNLNGIKSNDIIHKALDILIKLEHRGAVSSDGRTGDGAGILFDIPHDFFKKVCDFEIPEAREYAVGMVFLPKSKNQVSFCINAFEATIKDQNLKVLGWRDVPVDVENLGEIAAEKEPTIKQVFVSKNGQDLTEQEFNAKLFAARKIAEHAVRGSKTSESHMFYFTSLSTTTIIYKGLLMPEDISRYYIDLKDPDLVTRLALVHQRFSTNTFPSWDLAQPFRYMCHNGEINTLRGNVSRMRAREELMQSKVFGEDIKKLFPIILEGKSDSASMDMVIELLLMTGRSLPEAMMMVVPEAWEKHQTMSPEKRAFYEYNACIMEPWDGPASIPFTDGNVIGALLDRNGLRPSRYTLTKSGFVIMSSEIGVLDIDPEDVIQHGRLEPGKMFLVDMNEGRIIEDEEVKKAIVTKRPYKQWVDENLLPLASVPYTNNPTPVEKLDFLTRQRLFGYTIEDLKTIINPMGSDGAEAISSMGNDTPLAVLSDQPQLLYNYFKQLFAQVTNPPLDGIREEIITDISLAIGGDFNIFEIESKQCKKLKIQNPVVSNEDLDKIRNIDHPDFKSATISTLYKIEKGVNGLERALEKCVQATFKAVEEGCNIIILSDRGVSEELAPIPMLLACSYIHHSLNILQVRSKFGIIIESAEPREPHHFALLFGYGASAINPYMVNEIIHDQVEKGFITKVKADYAVVNYNKAIAKGIVKIMNKIGISTLHSYRAAQIFEILGLNKTFTSKYFPYTPSRIEGIGLMEVEKEVKKRFQKAFPNSKVASLLSLEIGGIYRWRRGGEKHMFNPTTISKLQQAVRLNSPESYKEYSNAVNEQSSNLMTIRGLFEFNNLDPISIDEVEPWTEIVKKFKTGAMSYGSISREAHENLAIAMNRIGGKSNSGEGGEDPKRFQKEINGDSRNSAIKQVASGRFGVSINYLTNAKEIQIKMAQGAKPGEGGQLPGEKVVPWIAETRNSTPYVGLISPPPHHDIYSIEDLSQLIYDLKNANREARINVKLVSEVGVGTIAAGVAKAKADVILISGYDGGTGAAPLTSLQHTGIPWELGLAEAQQTLILNDLRSRVVLECDGQLKTGRDVAIAALLGAEEFGFATAPLVASGCIMMRACHLNTCPVGIATQDPELRKNFKGTPEHVINFMYFIAEELREIMAQLGFRTLKEMVGQSQKLNVNKAIKHYKANGLDLSSILYKPEKAKTEPNHNTTTQDHQLENVLDFDIIKEAIPSIYRKEKTRVTFKIKNTDRSVGAILSNEISKIYGAQGLPDDTILVDFEGSAGQSFGAFATNGLSFKIHGNCNDYLGKGLSGGKLIVKVPPTATFKPEDNIIIGNVALYGAITGEAYINGMAGERFCVRNSGATAVVEGIGDHGCEYMTGGTVVVLGKTGRNFAAGMSGGVAYVYDPNKKFDSTVCNMEMVAFDPMEEEDLTKLRKLIKNHSLYTSSPLAKRILADWENQQQRFVKVMPTDYKKALQRIAEEKKIEELIA; encoded by the coding sequence ATGAGAGTTAAAGAACAAGGGCTTTATCTGCCTGAATTTGAACACGACAATTGTGGTGCAGGATTTATTTGTAATTTGAATGGTATTAAGTCAAATGATATTATTCACAAAGCATTAGACATCTTAATTAAATTGGAACATCGTGGTGCCGTAAGTTCTGATGGAAGAACTGGTGACGGAGCCGGAATTTTATTCGACATTCCTCATGATTTTTTTAAGAAAGTATGTGACTTTGAAATCCCAGAAGCGCGTGAGTATGCAGTAGGAATGGTTTTTTTACCAAAAAGCAAAAACCAAGTTTCTTTTTGTATTAATGCATTTGAAGCAACTATCAAAGACCAAAACTTAAAAGTTTTAGGTTGGAGAGATGTACCTGTTGACGTTGAAAATCTAGGTGAAATTGCCGCAGAAAAAGAACCAACAATTAAACAAGTTTTCGTTTCTAAAAACGGACAAGATTTAACTGAACAAGAATTTAATGCAAAACTTTTTGCAGCTAGAAAAATTGCTGAACATGCCGTAAGAGGATCTAAAACCTCAGAAAGCCACATGTTTTATTTTACTAGTTTATCGACAACTACTATAATATATAAAGGTCTATTGATGCCAGAAGACATCAGCCGTTATTATATAGATTTGAAAGATCCAGACTTGGTGACACGTTTAGCGCTTGTACACCAACGTTTCTCTACAAATACATTCCCATCTTGGGACTTAGCTCAACCATTTAGATACATGTGTCATAATGGTGAGATCAACACGCTTCGTGGTAACGTAAGCCGTATGCGTGCTCGTGAAGAGCTTATGCAAAGCAAAGTTTTCGGAGAAGACATTAAAAAATTATTCCCAATTATCTTAGAAGGAAAATCAGATTCTGCTTCTATGGATATGGTGATTGAACTTTTATTAATGACTGGCCGTTCTCTTCCAGAGGCAATGATGATGGTAGTTCCTGAAGCTTGGGAAAAACACCAAACGATGTCTCCAGAGAAAAGAGCTTTCTATGAGTACAATGCTTGTATCATGGAGCCTTGGGACGGCCCTGCTTCTATTCCGTTTACAGATGGAAACGTAATTGGTGCATTACTAGACAGAAACGGATTGCGTCCTTCTCGTTATACATTAACGAAAAGCGGATTCGTAATTATGTCATCTGAAATTGGTGTATTAGACATCGATCCAGAAGATGTAATTCAGCACGGTCGTTTAGAGCCAGGAAAAATGTTCTTGGTTGATATGAATGAAGGGCGTATCATCGAAGACGAAGAAGTTAAAAAAGCAATCGTTACAAAACGTCCATACAAGCAATGGGTTGACGAAAACTTATTACCATTAGCTAGCGTTCCTTACACAAATAACCCTACTCCTGTTGAAAAATTAGATTTCTTAACAAGACAGCGTTTGTTTGGTTATACTATTGAAGATTTAAAAACAATCATCAACCCAATGGGTAGCGACGGAGCTGAAGCAATCAGTTCTATGGGTAACGATACACCTTTGGCAGTTCTTTCAGATCAGCCACAGTTGTTGTACAATTACTTCAAACAATTATTTGCTCAGGTTACTAACCCGCCATTGGATGGTATTCGTGAAGAAATCATTACCGATATCAGTTTAGCGATTGGTGGAGATTTCAATATTTTCGAAATTGAATCAAAACAATGTAAAAAATTAAAAATCCAAAATCCAGTTGTTTCAAACGAAGATTTGGATAAAATCAGAAATATAGATCATCCAGATTTCAAATCGGCTACAATTTCTACTTTATATAAAATAGAAAAAGGAGTTAACGGTTTAGAAAGAGCTCTTGAAAAATGTGTTCAGGCTACTTTTAAAGCAGTTGAAGAAGGGTGCAACATCATCATCTTATCTGATAGAGGTGTAAGCGAAGAATTAGCTCCAATCCCAATGTTATTGGCTTGTTCTTACATTCACCACTCTTTGAACATTTTACAAGTTCGTTCTAAATTCGGAATCATTATCGAATCTGCTGAACCTAGAGAGCCTCATCATTTTGCTTTATTGTTCGGATACGGTGCAAGTGCCATCAACCCTTACATGGTAAACGAAATCATTCACGATCAGGTTGAAAAAGGTTTCATTACAAAAGTTAAAGCGGATTACGCTGTTGTGAACTACAACAAAGCGATTGCAAAAGGAATCGTGAAAATCATGAATAAAATTGGTATCTCGACTTTACATTCGTACAGAGCTGCTCAGATTTTCGAGATTTTAGGTTTAAACAAAACATTTACATCTAAATACTTCCCTTACACTCCATCAAGAATTGAAGGAATTGGTTTAATGGAAGTGGAGAAAGAGGTTAAAAAACGTTTCCAAAAAGCTTTCCCAAATTCAAAAGTGGCAAGTTTGCTTTCTCTTGAAATTGGAGGTATTTACAGATGGAGACGTGGAGGAGAAAAACACATGTTTAACCCAACCACTATTTCTAAATTACAACAAGCGGTTCGTTTAAACAGCCCAGAAAGTTATAAAGAATACTCAAATGCCGTTAACGAGCAAAGCTCAAACTTAATGACTATTAGAGGTTTATTTGAATTCAACAACTTAGATCCAATTTCTATTGATGAAGTAGAACCTTGGACAGAAATTGTAAAGAAATTCAAAACGGGTGCAATGTCTTACGGATCTATTTCTAGAGAAGCACACGAGAATTTAGCGATTGCAATGAACAGAATTGGCGGAAAAAGTAACTCTGGAGAAGGTGGAGAAGATCCAAAACGTTTCCAGAAAGAAATTAACGGAGATTCTAGAAACTCTGCTATCAAACAAGTTGCGTCAGGACGTTTTGGTGTTTCGATCAACTATTTGACAAACGCTAAAGAAATCCAGATTAAAATGGCTCAGGGAGCAAAACCTGGTGAAGGTGGACAATTGCCTGGAGAAAAAGTAGTGCCTTGGATTGCTGAAACGAGAAACTCTACGCCTTATGTAGGTTTGATTTCGCCACCTCCTCATCACGATATTTACTCTATTGAGGATTTATCTCAGTTGATTTACGATTTGAAAAATGCAAACCGTGAAGCTCGTATCAACGTAAAATTAGTTTCTGAAGTTGGAGTTGGAACCATCGCTGCCGGTGTTGCCAAAGCAAAAGCTGACGTTATCTTAATTTCTGGTTATGACGGAGGAACGGGAGCTGCACCATTAACTTCTTTACAACACACAGGTATTCCATGGGAACTTGGTTTAGCTGAAGCACAACAAACTTTGATCTTAAACGATTTAAGAAGCCGTGTAGTTTTAGAATGTGACGGACAGTTGAAAACAGGTCGTGACGTAGCGATAGCAGCCTTATTAGGAGCTGAAGAATTCGGTTTTGCAACTGCACCGCTTGTAGCTTCTGGATGTATCATGATGAGAGCTTGCCACTTAAATACTTGTCCAGTTGGTATTGCAACTCAGGATCCTGAATTGAGAAAAAATTTCAAAGGAACTCCAGAGCACGTAATCAACTTCATGTATTTTATTGCTGAAGAGTTAAGAGAAATTATGGCGCAGTTAGGTTTCAGAACTTTAAAAGAAATGGTAGGTCAGTCACAAAAATTAAATGTGAACAAAGCTATCAAACATTATAAAGCAAATGGTTTAGACTTGTCATCAATTCTATACAAACCGGAAAAAGCGAAAACAGAACCAAATCATAATACAACTACTCAAGATCACCAACTTGAAAATGTATTGGATTTTGACATCATCAAAGAAGCGATTCCGTCTATTTATAGAAAAGAGAAAACAAGAGTAACCTTTAAAATTAAAAATACAGACCGTTCTGTAGGTGCGATTTTGAGTAACGAAATCTCAAAAATCTACGGCGCACAAGGATTACCTGATGACACTATTTTAGTTGATTTTGAAGGTTCTGCCGGACAAAGTTTTGGTGCTTTTGCAACAAACGGATTGTCATTTAAAATTCACGGAAACTGTAATGATTATTTAGGAAAAGGACTTTCTGGAGGAAAATTAATTGTAAAAGTACCTCCTACTGCAACTTTCAAACCTGAAGACAATATCATTATTGGAAACGTTGCCCTTTACGGAGCTATTACCGGAGAGGCTTATATTAATGGAATGGCCGGAGAGCGTTTCTGTGTGAGAAATTCTGGAGCAACAGCCGTTGTTGAAGGAATTGGAGATCACGGTTGCGAATACATGACCGGTGGTACAGTAGTAGTTTTAGGAAAAACAGGAAGAAACTTCGCAGCTGGTATGAGCGGTGGTGTGGCTTATGTTTACGATCCAAATAAGAAATTCGATTCTACAGTTTGTAACATGGAAATGGTTGCATTCGATCCAATGGAAGAAGAAGATCTTACGAAACTAAGAAAACTGATCAAAAATCATTCATTGTACACAAGCAGTCCATTAGCAAAAAGAATTTTAGCAGACTGGGAAAACCAACAACAGCGCTTCGTAAAAGTAATGCCAACTGATTACAAAAAAGCATTACAAAGAATTGCAGAAGAGAAAAAAATAGAAGAATTAATAGCTTAA
- the lysA gene encoding diaminopimelate decarboxylase — MQAKDLLQLADQFGSPLYVYDAEKIQSQYNRLTKAFSKVENLRVNYAMKALSNVAILQLLKNMGSGLDTVSIQEVLLGLHAGYEPERIFFTPNGVSLEEIEEVAAMGVQINIDNLSILEQFGTKHPHIPVCIRINPHVMAGGNANISVGHIDSKFGISVHQIPHILRIVENTKMSIVGIHMHTGSDILDIEVFLYAAEILFDTAKHFKDLQFLDFGSGFKVPYKKDDIETDIEELGKKLSKRFNAFCAEYGRDLTLIFEPGKFLVSEAGHFLVKVNVVKQTTSTVFAGVDSGFNHLIRPMLYGSSHHIENISNPKGKERFYSVVGYICETDTFANNRRIQEITEGDILSFRNAGAYCFSMSSNYNSRYKPAEVLWMNGKGILIRQAETFEDLLKNQIPLPEEVAATV, encoded by the coding sequence ATGCAAGCAAAAGATTTACTGCAGTTAGCAGACCAATTTGGAAGTCCATTGTATGTTTACGATGCTGAAAAAATCCAATCTCAGTACAACAGATTAACTAAAGCTTTCTCTAAGGTAGAAAACTTAAGAGTTAATTACGCCATGAAGGCATTGTCAAACGTTGCGATTCTACAGTTATTAAAGAACATGGGGTCTGGTTTAGACACTGTATCAATTCAGGAAGTTTTACTAGGACTTCATGCTGGCTATGAACCCGAAAGAATTTTCTTTACACCAAACGGCGTTTCTCTAGAAGAAATCGAAGAAGTTGCCGCAATGGGTGTACAAATCAATATCGACAATTTATCTATTTTAGAGCAATTCGGAACAAAACATCCACATATTCCGGTATGTATACGTATTAATCCACACGTAATGGCGGGCGGAAATGCTAATATTTCTGTTGGACATATCGATAGTAAATTCGGAATTTCTGTACACCAAATTCCGCATATTTTGCGAATTGTTGAAAATACAAAAATGAGCATTGTCGGAATTCACATGCACACAGGATCTGATATTTTAGATATCGAAGTATTCTTGTACGCTGCTGAAATCTTATTTGACACGGCTAAACATTTCAAAGATTTACAATTCTTAGATTTCGGAAGCGGATTCAAAGTTCCTTACAAAAAAGACGATATCGAAACAGACATCGAAGAATTAGGTAAAAAATTATCTAAAAGATTCAACGCTTTCTGTGCAGAATATGGCAGAGATTTAACGTTGATTTTCGAACCAGGAAAATTCTTGGTGAGCGAAGCTGGTCATTTCTTAGTAAAAGTAAACGTAGTAAAACAAACAACGTCAACAGTTTTTGCTGGAGTTGATAGTGGTTTCAACCACTTAATTCGTCCAATGTTGTACGGATCTTCACATCATATCGAAAACATCTCAAACCCAAAAGGAAAAGAGCGTTTTTACTCTGTTGTAGGATATATTTGTGAGACTGATACTTTCGCCAACAACCGCAGAATTCAGGAAATTACTGAGGGCGACATTTTATCTTTCAGAAACGCTGGAGCATATTGTTTCTCAATGTCTTCAAACTACAACTCAAGATACAAACCAGCCGAAGTTCTTTGGATGAACGGAAAAGGAATCTTGATTCGTCAAGCTGAAACATTTGAAGATTTACTTAAAAATCAAATTCCGTTGCCAGAAGAAGTTGCTGCTACGGTTTAA
- a CDS encoding GIY-YIG nuclease family protein — protein MFARNSTKHIKSITKERKILNNYLSLAEKKCINKKAITHNYIYILTNKYKTVFYTGVTNNLKIRLSQHKENNTTGNKTFTAKYNATYLLYYEKFTWIQEAIAREKEVKDWRREKKIELIKTINPDLDFLNYLFE, from the coding sequence ATCTTCGCAAGAAACTCCACCAAGCATATAAAATCCATTACAAAAGAAAGAAAAATCTTAAATAATTATTTATCTTTAGCCGAAAAAAAATGCATCAACAAGAAGGCTATCACACATAACTACATATACATTCTTACAAACAAATACAAAACCGTTTTCTACACAGGAGTCACAAATAATTTAAAAATCCGTTTAAGCCAGCATAAAGAAAATAACACAACTGGAAACAAAACTTTTACCGCAAAATACAATGCAACTTATTTGTTGTACTACGAAAAATTCACTTGGATTCAAGAAGCAATTGCTCGCGAAAAAGAAGTAAAAGACTGGCGCAGAGAAAAGAAAATCGAATTAATAAAAACCATTAATCCTGATTTGGATTTTCTAAATTATTTATTTGAATAA